Proteins from a genomic interval of Musa acuminata AAA Group cultivar baxijiao chromosome BXJ1-9, Cavendish_Baxijiao_AAA, whole genome shotgun sequence:
- the LOC135593859 gene encoding metal transporter Nramp3.2-like, with protein sequence MAPRNPIFEEEAEEEAAESFLPLRSQPSGGGADGKARRTLAAYEDGSEDETTERAFESGEKVVVAWVSDEDCGDDGPPPPFSWRKLWLFTGPGFLMSIAFLDPGNLEGDLQAGAIAGYSLLWLLLWATAMGLLIQMLSARLGVATGHHLAELCHEEYPRWAMLVLWFMAEVALIGADIQEVIGSAIAIKILSRGMIPLWVGVVITALDCFIFLFLENYGVRKLEAFFAFLIATMAFSFTWMFGEAKPSGKELLIGTLVPTLGSKTIKQAVGIVGCVIMPHNVFLHSALVQSRKIDPNKKSHVQEALRYYTIESTIALIISFMINLFVTAVFAKGFYGTKVADTIGLENAGKYLQEKYGGGLFPILYIWGIGLLAAGQSSTITGTYAGQFIMGGFLNLRLKKWSRSLITRSFAIVPTIVVSLFFDTYDSALDTLNQWLNVLQSVQIPFVLIPLLTLVSKEQVMGVFKIGPTIQAVTWIVAALLLIINGYLLLEFFSSEIHGPLFGLVVCVIVVIYMAFIAYLILRGRDLFIRLTSYFTRYSLVQLVVTRCLCSRSSV encoded by the exons ATGGCGCCAAGAAACCCCATCTTCGAagaagaggcggaggaggaggcggcggaatCCTTCCTCCCGCTCCGATCGCAGCCCTCGGGCGGCGGCGCCGACGGCAAAGCAAGGCGCACCCTCGCCGCCTATGAAGACGGGTCGGAGGACGAGACCACCGAGCGCGCGTTCGAGTCCGGAGAGAAGGTCGTCGTCGCTTGGGTCTCCGACGAGGACTGCGGCGACGACGGCCCCCCGCCGCCTTTCTCCTGGAGGAAGCTGTGGCTCTTTACTGGGCCAGGATTCCTGATGAGCATTGCGTTCTTGGATCCCGGGAACCTAGAGGGGGATCTCCAGGCCGGGGCGATCGCTGGGTACTCGCTGCTCTGGCTGCTTCTCTGGGCGACGGCGATGGGGCTCCTGATCCAGATGCTCTCTGCGCGGCTCGGTGTGGCCACGGGACATCACCTCGCGGAGCTGTGCCACGAGGAGTACCCCCGGTGGGCGATGCTGGTGCTGTGGTTCATGGCGGAGGTGGCGCTGATCGGCGCGGATATACAGGAAGTGATTGGGAGTGCCATCGCGATTAAGATCCTCAGCCGAGGAATGATTCCGCTCTGGGTTGGGGTCGTCATCACTGCTTTGGATTG CTTCATCTTTCTGTTCCTTGAGAACTACGGAGTGAGGAAATTGGAAGCATTTTTCGCTTTTCTTATTGCAACAATGGCTTTTTCATTTACGTGGATGTTTGGTGAAGCCAAGCCCAGTGGGAAGGAGCTTCTGATTG GTACCTTGGTTCCAACACTTGGCTCAAAAACAATAAAGCAGGCTGTTGGTATTGTTGGTTGTGTGATAATGCCACACAATGTCTTCTTGCATTCTGCTCTTGTACAATCAAGAAAGATTGACCCTAACAAGAAAAGCCATGTTCAAGAAGCACTAAGATATTATACTATAGAGTCAACGATTGCGCTAATCATTTCCTTTATGATAAATCTCTTCGTTACAGCAGTTTTTGCAAAGGGATTTTATGGTACTAAAGTAGCAGATACCATTGGCCTTGAGAATGCTGGGAAATACCTACAAGAGAAGTACGGGGGAGGGCTATTTCCTATTCTATATATTTGGGGAATTGGGTTATTAGCAGCTGGACAAAGTAGCACGATTACTGGAACTTATGCTGGACAGTTTATAATGGGTGGATTTCTCAATCTCCGTTTGAAGAAATGGAGCAGATCATTGATCACTAGAAGCTTCGCAATTGTCCCAACTATAGTTGTTTCTCTATTCTTTGACACTTATGATTCTGCATTGGATACCCTTAACCAGTGGTTAAATGTCCTCCAATCAGTTCAGATCCCATTTGTCCTCATTCCGCTTCTCACCTTGGTGTCGAAGGAGCAAGTTATGGGGGTTTTTAAGATTGGACCTACCATTCAA GCAGTAACTTGGATTGTTGCTGCACTTCTTCTCATAATCAACGGTTATCTTCTGCTGGAATTTTTCTCTTCCGAAATACATGGGCCGCTCTTTGGCTTGGTCGTCTGTGTCATCGTAGTTATATATATGGCATTCATTGCTTACCTCATTTTGCGTGGTAGGGACTTATTCATTCGTCTCACTTCATATTTCACAAGATATTCTCTTGTGCAGTTGGTTGTGACCAGATGTCTTTGTTCTCGTTCTTCTGTGTGA
- the LOC103999416 gene encoding F-box protein At2g05970-like gives MHSPDWTSLPPDLLAKISEEFPIPHRARIRATCKAWHSAMEPVISPSPWLLLPGENFEQHNSTFLCLPDNYCFTYPRLPQLSGVRCVGSHAGWFVIVGRKRKVSLLNPLSGNQICLPSHVARWNVDRVDHQAFKPNRIGKMVFSANPTVHSYVVVAIYRFTDWELTYTKSGEDRWNLLETAMTENDRSYKDIMHHDGKFYCITRKGEVIAFDLSGVSPIATIIARSSALVSVIPAGTYCIHLACSNTGELFLVLKLAIDYVLPYDVNKSEDVIVLRLQYSEDQPSWDVVKDLGNMSLLVGNSNSISISTEDLRGMRGNCIYLTEFFPETYSEGMLICRKARMFDMKKGRWECLYSSTNFLPNTRKFPVFFQPPFWFTPSLL, from the coding sequence ATGCACAGCCCCGATTGGACGTCGCTCCCACCGGATCTCCTCGCAAAGATCAGCGAAGAGTTTCCCATCCCACATCGTGCTCGCATCCGTGCCACATGCAAGGCCTGGCATTCTGCAATGGAGCCCGTGATCAGCCCGTCCCCGTGGCTTCTCCTACCCGGCGAGAACTTTGAGCAGCACAATTCCACCTTTTTATGTCTCCCCGACAACTACTGCTTCACCTACCCCCGCCTCCCCCAGCTCAGCGGTGTGAGGTGTGTCGGATCCCACGCCGGTTGGTTTGTGATCGTCGGTAGGAAGCGAAAGGTCAGCCTCCTAAATCCGCTTTCCGGGAATCAAATCTGCCTCCCTTCCCACGTCGCCCGATGGAACGTCGACCGAGTTGACCACCAAGCATTCAAACCTAATCGCATTGGAAAGATGGTCTTCTCTGCAAACCCTACTGTCCATAGCTATGTTGTCGTGGCTATCTATAGATTTACAGATTGGGAGCTCACCTACACGAAGTCGGGCGAAGACAGGTGGAATCTTCTTGAAACGGCAATGACCGAGAACGATCGTTCATACAAGGACATCATGCATCATGATGGCAAATTCTACTGCATAACGCGCAAAGGTGAAGTCATAGCTTTTGACCTAAGTGGAGTTAGCCCTATAGCGACGATCATTGCCCGGAGTTCAGCACTTGTTAGTGTCATCCCCGCGGGTACTTACTGTATACACTTAGCATGCTCGAACACAGGGGAGCTGTTCCTGGTTTTGAAGCTTGCAATCGACTACGTACTTCCATATGATGTGAATAAATCAGAGGATGTCATCGTTCTCAGGTTGCAATATTCCGAGGACCAGCCTAGTTGGGATGTTGTGAAAGACTTGGGGAATATGTCTCTATTGGTGGGCAACAGCAATTCTATTTCGATTTCTACCGAGGATTTACGAGGAATGAGAGGAAATTGCATCTATCTTACGGAGTTCTTCCCGGAGACGTATTCTGAAGGGATGCTAATTTGTCGTAAAGCTAGAATGTTTGATATGAAAAAGGGAAGGTGGGAGTGCTTATATTCATCGACAAATTTTCTGCCAAACACCAGGAAATTTCCTGTGTTCTTCCAGCCACCCTTCTGGTTCACACCCTCACTGCTGTAA